One window of Anaerohalosphaeraceae bacterium genomic DNA carries:
- a CDS encoding GH92 family glycosyl hydrolase, with protein MKTGWKMWRNGVGIAVLAALQAVCGAAKQKTAEPVDYVNPLVGTDSWFGFSTGNTYPAVGLPRGLNFWTPQTGKMGDGWIYQHDAHKICGFRQTHQPSPWINDYGAFALMPLEGQLVFDGEKRASWFSHKTEVSKPYYYKVYLADPDTTAEMTVTQRAAQFRFWFPDSEASYVIVDGFHKGSWVKAVPAERKIVGYCRNHNGGVPDNFANYFVVVFDRDFEEVIVWNEGQIREGALEHKGEHVMAAVRLKTRRNEPVCLKAASSFISLEQAELNLKREVASDTFDQTCRKARAVWNEHLGRMEVRGGTKEQYQNFYTAMYRTLLFPRDFTEVDAQGQVVHYSPYNGKVLPGPMYTDNGFWDTFRAAFPLTTILYPEENARMMEGLANTYRESGWLPEWASPGHRDCMIGSHSAAIIADSYLKGIRGYDIQTLYEAILKNTENAGPLGSVGRMGVSYYNELGYIPSDVGIRESAARTLEYSYDDFTIWKLAQALGRPQEEIERFRRRAQYYRNLFDSSTNFMRGRNKDGTWASPFIPEKWGGDFTEGCAWHYTWSVFHDPQGLIDLMGGREAFVAKMDAVFTTPPKYDYSYYGFPIHEIIEMAVMNFGQYAHGNQPIQHMIYLYAYAGQPWKTQKWVREVMERLYHPTPDGLCGDEDNGQTSAWYVFSALGFYPVCPGTGEYVLGSPLFEEAVIRLSNGKKFIIAARGNSPENRYIQSARLNGRTITRTYLKHQELMKGGRLDLKMGPVPNEKWGSGPNDAPYSMSREQ; from the coding sequence ATGAAGACGGGATGGAAGATGTGGCGGAACGGAGTCGGGATTGCGGTATTGGCTGCTCTGCAGGCTGTTTGCGGAGCGGCAAAACAGAAGACGGCGGAACCCGTTGATTATGTCAATCCGCTGGTGGGAACGGATTCGTGGTTTGGTTTTTCGACAGGCAATACGTATCCAGCGGTCGGGCTGCCGCGGGGACTGAATTTCTGGACGCCGCAGACAGGCAAGATGGGCGACGGGTGGATTTATCAGCATGATGCACACAAGATTTGCGGATTTCGTCAGACGCATCAGCCCAGCCCGTGGATTAATGACTACGGAGCGTTTGCGCTGATGCCGCTGGAGGGCCAGCTGGTATTTGATGGAGAGAAGCGGGCCAGCTGGTTTTCGCACAAGACGGAGGTCTCCAAACCGTACTATTACAAGGTGTATCTGGCGGATCCTGATACGACGGCGGAGATGACGGTGACGCAGCGGGCGGCTCAATTCCGGTTTTGGTTTCCCGATTCAGAGGCTTCCTATGTGATTGTGGACGGTTTTCACAAGGGCTCGTGGGTGAAGGCTGTTCCGGCGGAGCGAAAGATTGTCGGATACTGCCGCAATCACAACGGCGGCGTGCCCGACAATTTTGCCAATTATTTTGTGGTGGTTTTTGACCGTGATTTCGAGGAGGTGATTGTCTGGAATGAAGGGCAGATTCGCGAAGGGGCTCTGGAACACAAGGGCGAGCATGTGATGGCGGCGGTTCGGTTGAAGACCCGCCGCAATGAGCCGGTTTGCCTCAAGGCGGCCTCGTCTTTTATCAGTTTGGAGCAGGCGGAATTGAATTTGAAGCGGGAGGTTGCAAGCGACACCTTTGACCAGACCTGCCGGAAGGCGCGGGCTGTCTGGAATGAACACCTCGGACGCATGGAGGTTCGCGGCGGAACGAAAGAGCAGTATCAGAATTTCTATACGGCAATGTACCGCACCCTGCTGTTTCCGCGGGATTTTACAGAGGTGGATGCACAGGGGCAGGTCGTGCATTACAGCCCCTATAACGGCAAAGTGCTGCCGGGGCCGATGTACACGGACAACGGCTTCTGGGATACCTTCCGCGCGGCCTTCCCGCTGACGACGATTTTGTATCCGGAGGAAAATGCGCGGATGATGGAGGGCCTGGCCAATACCTACCGGGAAAGCGGATGGCTGCCGGAATGGGCCAGCCCGGGACATCGGGACTGTATGATTGGCTCGCATTCGGCGGCGATTATTGCTGATTCATACCTGAAGGGAATCCGGGGGTATGACATCCAGACCCTGTATGAGGCGATTTTGAAGAATACGGAGAATGCCGGACCGCTTGGGTCAGTGGGGCGGATGGGTGTATCGTATTACAACGAGCTGGGCTACATCCCGTCCGATGTCGGCATCCGGGAAAGTGCTGCACGGACACTTGAGTACAGTTATGATGACTTTACCATCTGGAAGCTGGCGCAGGCCCTGGGCCGTCCGCAGGAGGAAATCGAGCGGTTCCGCAGGCGGGCTCAGTATTATCGAAATCTGTTTGATTCCTCCACGAATTTTATGCGGGGCCGCAACAAAGACGGCACCTGGGCCAGCCCGTTCATTCCGGAGAAATGGGGCGGCGATTTTACCGAGGGCTGTGCGTGGCATTATACCTGGTCGGTGTTTCATGACCCGCAGGGGCTGATTGACCTGATGGGCGGGCGGGAGGCGTTTGTTGCCAAAATGGATGCGGTTTTTACTACGCCGCCCAAGTATGACTACTCTTATTACGGCTTCCCGATTCACGAGATTATTGAGATGGCGGTGATGAATTTCGGTCAGTATGCCCACGGCAACCAGCCGATTCAGCATATGATTTATCTGTATGCCTATGCCGGGCAGCCCTGGAAGACCCAGAAATGGGTGCGGGAGGTGATGGAGCGGCTCTACCATCCGACGCCGGACGGCCTGTGCGGGGATGAGGACAACGGGCAGACCTCCGCATGGTATGTGTTCTCGGCCCTCGGGTTTTACCCGGTCTGCCCGGGGACGGGCGAGTATGTGCTGGGTTCACCGCTGTTTGAAGAAGCGGTGATTCGATTGTCAAATGGTAAAAAGTTTATCATTGCGGCCCGGGGGAACTCTCCGGAAAATCGGTAC